The following coding sequences lie in one Lelliottia jeotgali genomic window:
- a CDS encoding 6-phosphogluconate dehydrogenase, decarboxylating gives MSKQQIGVVGMAVMGRNLALNIESRGYTVSVFNRSREKTEEVIAENPGKKLVPFYTVQEFVESLETPRRILLMVKAGAGTDAAIDSLKPYLDKGDIIIDGGNTFYHDTIRRNRELSAEGFNFIGTGVSGGEEGALKGPSIMPGGQKEAYELVAPILTKIAAVAEDGEPCVTYIGADGAGHYVKMVHNGIEYGDMQLIAEAYSLLKGGLNLSNEELAQTFTEWNTGELNSYLIDITKDIFTKKDEEGKYLVDVILDEAANKGTGKWTSQSSLDLGEPLSLITESVFARYISSLKEQRVAASKVLSGPQAKPAGDKAEFIEKVRRALYLGKIVSYAQGFSQLRAASDENNWDLNYGEIAKIFRAGCIIRAQFLQKITDAYAENAGIANLLLAPYFKKIADEYQQALRDVVAYAVQNGIPVPTFSAAVAYYDSYRAEVLPANLIQAQRDYFGAHTYKRTDKEGVFHTEWLD, from the coding sequence ATGTCCAAACAACAGATCGGCGTTGTCGGTATGGCAGTGATGGGGCGCAATCTGGCGCTCAACATCGAAAGCCGTGGTTATACCGTCTCCGTTTTCAACCGTTCCCGTGAAAAAACCGAAGAAGTGATTGCCGAGAACCCGGGCAAGAAGCTGGTTCCTTTCTATACGGTTCAGGAGTTTGTTGAATCTCTGGAAACGCCACGTCGTATCCTGTTAATGGTGAAAGCAGGCGCTGGCACTGATGCTGCTATCGATTCTCTGAAGCCGTATCTTGATAAAGGTGACATCATCATTGATGGTGGCAATACCTTCTATCATGACACTATCCGCCGTAACCGCGAATTGTCTGCTGAAGGCTTCAACTTCATCGGTACCGGTGTTTCCGGTGGTGAAGAGGGCGCCCTGAAAGGCCCATCAATTATGCCTGGCGGTCAGAAAGAAGCGTATGAGCTGGTTGCGCCGATCCTGACTAAGATCGCGGCAGTTGCTGAAGATGGCGAACCGTGCGTCACCTATATCGGTGCGGATGGTGCAGGTCATTACGTGAAAATGGTTCACAACGGTATCGAATACGGCGACATGCAGCTGATTGCTGAAGCGTATTCTTTACTGAAAGGTGGTCTGAACCTGTCCAACGAAGAGCTGGCGCAGACTTTCACCGAGTGGAACACTGGCGAGCTGAACAGCTACCTGATCGACATCACCAAAGACATCTTCACCAAGAAAGACGAAGAGGGTAAATACCTGGTTGATGTGATTCTGGATGAGGCGGCAAATAAAGGTACCGGTAAATGGACCAGCCAGAGCTCCCTGGATCTCGGTGAGCCGCTGTCTCTGATCACGGAATCCGTGTTCGCGCGCTACATCTCCTCACTGAAAGAGCAGCGTGTTGCGGCCTCTAAAGTGCTGTCTGGCCCGCAGGCGAAACCTGCCGGTGACAAAGCCGAGTTTATCGAGAAAGTTCGCCGCGCACTGTACCTGGGTAAAATCGTCTCTTACGCACAGGGCTTCTCTCAGCTGCGCGCTGCGTCTGATGAAAACAACTGGGATCTGAATTACGGTGAGATCGCGAAAATCTTCCGTGCTGGCTGCATCATCCGTGCACAGTTCCTGCAGAAAATCACCGATGCATATGCTGAAAATGCAGGTATCGCTAACCTTCTGCTGGCACCTTACTTCAAGAAAATCGCTGACGAATACCAGCAGGCGCTGCGCGATGTTGTCGCTTATGCTGTCCAGAATGGTATTCCGGTACCAACCTTCTCTGCAGCAGTAGCTTATTACGATAGCTACCGTGCAGAAGTGTTGCCTGCGAACCTGATTCAGGCGCAGCGTGACTACTTTGGCGCGCACACTTACAAGCGTACCGATAAAGAAGGTGTGTTCCACACCGAATGGCTGGATTAA
- a CDS encoding UDP-galactopyranose mutase, protein MDYLIVGSGLFGAVFAHEAHKRGKKVKVIEKRSHLGGNVYCDLIDGINVHKYGAHIFHTNDKYIWDYVNQFVEFNRFTNSPLALSKGKLYNLPFNMNTFHKLWGVINPEDAKEIIKKQSSEFEGIEPQNLEEQAISLVGRDIFECLIKEYTEKQWGRDCKDLPAFIIKRLPVRFTFDNNYFKDKYQGIPIGGYNKLIDALFEGIDVQLDVDYFSNKKYFDSLATKVVYTGPIDRFFDYQFGKLDYRSLRFEHEVKDVDNYQGNAVVNYIDKEYDFTRIIEHKHFEFGDQLKTVITMEYPKEFEEGDEYYYPVNDTKNNSTFSKYKKLATTLDGFVFGGRLAEYKYYDMHQVIASALKVVAEEMS, encoded by the coding sequence ATGGATTATTTAATTGTTGGCAGCGGTTTATTCGGTGCTGTTTTTGCACACGAAGCTCATAAGCGTGGAAAAAAAGTAAAGGTTATTGAAAAACGAAGCCATTTAGGTGGCAATGTCTATTGTGATCTAATCGATGGCATTAATGTGCATAAATATGGGGCACATATTTTTCATACTAACGATAAGTATATTTGGGATTATGTTAATCAATTTGTAGAGTTTAATCGTTTTACCAATAGTCCGTTAGCACTCTCAAAGGGTAAATTGTATAACTTGCCGTTTAATATGAACACATTTCATAAGTTATGGGGTGTTATCAATCCGGAAGATGCGAAAGAAATAATCAAGAAACAAAGCTCTGAGTTTGAAGGTATAGAACCTCAGAATCTCGAAGAACAGGCTATTTCTCTCGTAGGTAGAGATATTTTTGAATGCTTAATAAAGGAATACACTGAAAAGCAGTGGGGACGCGATTGTAAGGATTTACCTGCTTTCATCATCAAGCGCCTTCCTGTACGGTTCACTTTTGATAATAATTATTTCAAAGATAAATATCAGGGAATTCCAATCGGTGGATATAATAAGTTGATTGATGCTTTATTTGAAGGTATCGATGTTCAATTGGATGTTGACTATTTCTCCAATAAAAAATACTTTGACAGTCTAGCAACCAAAGTTGTATATACAGGTCCCATCGATAGATTTTTTGACTATCAGTTTGGTAAGCTTGATTATCGTTCATTACGTTTTGAACATGAGGTTAAAGATGTTGATAACTATCAAGGAAATGCTGTTGTCAATTACATCGATAAAGAATATGATTTTACACGCATTATAGAGCATAAACATTTTGAATTCGGCGATCAATTAAAAACCGTTATAACAATGGAATATCCCAAAGAGTTTGAAGAGGGCGATGAATATTATTATCCAGTCAATGACACTAAAAACAATTCAACCTTTTCTAAATATAAAAAATTAGCCACTACTCTTGATGGCTTTGTATTTGGTGGACGGCTTGCTGAGTATAAATATTATGATATGCATCAGGTCATTGCCTCTGCCTTAAAAGTTGTTGCTGAAGAAATGTCCTGA
- a CDS encoding glycosyl transferase: MLAIIVHSLSRVGGTESVVKLLANNLSTKMKVFVIETEKSEYKKSVCDQFEVVNVSSSFKNEKINMVLSMLNARKYIIRHSIHNIYSTFGNLNLLSILYFRGRNVIVCDHLCYQMSMRGPFGYLRKKAYKYASWVVSLTEKDVPNYIGDGDRCVVIENPLDEHKIYNGNFERNDFIAVGRLCFQKNYERMIDIFSYICKVDSSLRLNIFGNGDQDYIDKILNEIKDRKLVDNVFLHKATDNIGEWLSRSKLLIMTSHYEGLPMVLIEAQANGLPCAALDVQTGPSDIIVNRDVGLLMDSGLSNEVIAEMILDYYSEITNENSNAACLNSKRYSVAPVIRKWLEILDA; the protein is encoded by the coding sequence GTGTTAGCTATAATTGTTCATAGTTTAAGTCGGGTAGGCGGTACAGAATCTGTTGTAAAGCTTCTTGCGAATAATTTATCTACAAAAATGAAAGTTTTTGTAATAGAAACTGAAAAATCTGAGTATAAAAAATCAGTCTGCGATCAATTTGAAGTCGTTAATGTATCATCAAGTTTTAAGAACGAGAAAATCAACATGGTATTATCAATGTTGAATGCTAGAAAGTATATTATTCGCCATTCCATTCATAATATCTACTCTACTTTTGGAAATCTTAACTTATTATCTATTTTGTATTTTAGGGGGCGAAATGTTATTGTTTGTGATCATCTTTGCTATCAAATGTCAATGCGTGGCCCCTTTGGCTACTTGAGAAAAAAAGCATACAAGTATGCTAGTTGGGTTGTGTCATTAACAGAAAAGGATGTTCCTAACTACATTGGTGATGGGGACCGTTGTGTTGTGATCGAAAATCCACTTGATGAACATAAAATTTATAATGGGAATTTTGAACGAAATGATTTTATAGCTGTAGGACGTTTATGTTTTCAAAAAAACTATGAACGTATGATTGATATTTTTTCCTATATATGCAAAGTCGATTCATCACTTAGATTAAATATTTTTGGTAATGGTGATCAAGATTATATAGATAAAATTTTGAATGAAATTAAAGACCGCAAGCTTGTTGATAATGTTTTCCTTCATAAAGCAACTGATAATATCGGTGAGTGGTTATCAAGAAGCAAGTTATTGATTATGACTTCACACTATGAAGGCCTGCCGATGGTTTTAATCGAAGCGCAAGCTAACGGTCTTCCATGCGCAGCATTGGATGTGCAGACAGGCCCATCTGATATTATAGTTAATCGAGATGTTGGACTTTTAATGGATAGTGGGCTTAGCAATGAGGTAATAGCTGAAATGATTTTGGACTATTATTCTGAAATTACTAATGAAAATAGCAATGCTGCTTGCCTTAATTCTAAAAGATATTCAGTTGCTCCTGTAATTAGAAAATGGTTGGAGATTTTGGATGCGTAA
- a CDS encoding acetyltransferase, which translates to MTKFMNKISLISREPWRLSLYVRKLFCLLIIKRFVRCWGPSSIIEAPLMCSYGHMAVGANVSIGKHARIQAIKEWLGSTYEPEIIIGDDVSIEQRLHLIAASKLVIGNNSTISFDVMITDVDHQYEMIDVDISKQPLNVSQTEIGEYCFIGSGAKILAGTVLGKQCIVGANSVVRGHFPPYSVIAGTPAKIVKKYDFHSLQWTKVDGGK; encoded by the coding sequence ATGACTAAATTTATGAATAAAATAAGTCTAATTTCCCGTGAACCATGGCGTTTATCCCTTTACGTTCGAAAACTCTTCTGTCTGCTAATAATTAAACGATTTGTCAGATGTTGGGGGCCGTCGTCAATCATAGAAGCTCCATTGATGTGTAGCTATGGGCATATGGCAGTAGGTGCCAATGTGAGTATCGGAAAGCATGCAAGAATTCAGGCAATCAAGGAATGGCTGGGAAGTACTTACGAACCCGAAATCATCATTGGTGATGATGTTAGTATCGAGCAAAGGTTACATCTCATCGCGGCATCTAAGTTAGTGATCGGTAATAATTCAACTATATCGTTTGATGTCATGATAACCGATGTAGACCATCAATATGAGATGATTGATGTTGATATTTCTAAACAACCTCTGAATGTAAGCCAAACAGAGATTGGCGAATATTGCTTTATCGGCTCTGGTGCTAAAATTTTGGCTGGTACTGTACTTGGAAAGCAATGCATAGTTGGTGCAAATTCTGTTGTTAGAGGACACTTTCCACCTTATTCTGTTATAGCTGGAACTCCTGCTAAAATAGTTAAAAAATATGATTTCCATTCACTTCAATGGACCAAAGTTGATGGAGGTAAATAA